The following DNA comes from Methanomassiliicoccales archaeon LGM-DZ1.
CGGCATGGCGGAGATGAGGGAGATCCTGAAGAACATCAGGAACGGCAAGCCCGGGCTCACGGTGCTGATGTCATCGCACATGATGCACGAGGTCACCGATCTATGCGACCGCATAGCCATGGTGAACCGTGGGAGGCTCCTGGTGCACGACGACAAAGAGAAGGTCATCGGAGGCTCCGGCGACGAGCACCGCCTGAGCATCAGGCTGGCCGGCGGGGCCTCCCCGGAGGCCCTGGAGGCTGTGCGCTCCGAAGTGTGCATAGAATCGGCCGAGGTCAGCGGGACCGCCATCGAGGCGGTCATGCGCGGGAACGATGACTCCGCAGCGGATCTCATCGCAGCCCTGGTGGCCCGCGGGCTGCGCCCCTGCTCCGTGTCCGAGGATGAGAATGCTCTCGAGAACAGGTACCTCGAGATGATCCAGGAGTCGGGATGATGGCGGCTGAATTCAAGTCCCTGTCCGGGCATGTATCGGGGTCCGACATCTGGGACAGTCTGAGGCAGGCGGCCGTGGTGTCCGCCAACGAGATGCGGAAGTTCCTCCGCGGGAAGAAGCTGCTGCTGTTCGCCGCGATGGTCGCGGCGGTCGTGGCCCTGATGACCTATGCCATCGCCGCGTTCTCCGACAATACGAGCGCCTCGTTCGTGAGCACGGCCTTCGCCACCTTCGCCTATCTGGTGGTCATAATTGCCGCCGCCCTCTTCGCCGCGCCGGCCGTCGCCGGCGAGTACGAGGACCGCACAGCGCTGATACTGTTCACCAGGCCCATCGGCAAGATGTCGATATTCCTGGGAAAGACCGCGGCCGCACTCCTGGTCACCATGGTGTTCACCGCCGTCTACTACTGCGTCTCCGCGGTGCTCTCGGCGGCCATCTGCGGAGGGGTCACCGGGAACCACTGGGCCTCCATGGGACTGGCCCTGGCATACTGCGCCGCGTCCGTGGGCATAGCCATGCTGTTCAGTGTCGTCCTCAGGAGGTCGAGCACCGCGGTGGTGATGACCATCATCTTCCTGACCCTGATCGCCGGTGTCCTGACCAACGTCTTCGAGATCGGAGGGATAGAAGATCCGTGGTACCTTCTGGAGTACTGCTCCGACGATATCGTCTTCGCGATCGACGGCACCTTCGACATGATGGGGACCCAATACGTCCGCGACGTGGATCTGATGCGTTCGGCCGCCGTGATGGTCATATGGGGGCTGGCGGCCTGGGCGCTGGGGTACCTGGCGTTCAGGAAGAAGGAGTACTGAAGGGAAGGGGCCCGGTGCCCCGCCCTTCTCTCTTCCTGCGCAATTATTTAATCGGTGTGGGGCGTGCGACGCCCTATGATACAGTGTCCCCGCGGCACGAGGGATTTCCTGCCGGACGAGCTTGAGAAGAGAAGGCACTACGAATCGGTACTGCGCGGAGTGGCGCGGAGGTTCGGGTACCGCGAGATCGAGACCCCCATCTTCGAGGAGGCCGAGCTCTTCATACTCAGGTCCGGCCCCAATGTGATGAAGGAACTGTACGCGTTCAAGGACAAGGGAGACCGCGAGATCGCCCTCAGGCCCGAGATGACCGCTCCGGTCATCCGCGCCTTCGTCAACGGCATGGGCTCCTATCCCAAGCCGATAAAGCTGTTCTACTTCGGCCAGTGCTTCAGGTACGAGCGCCCCCAGGCCGGGAGGTACCGCGAGTTCTTCCAGTTCGGATCGGAGATCATCGGCGCGGCCACTGTCGAGACCGATGCCGAGTCCATCGCCATGGCGGCATCCATGATCAAAGCGCTGGGTCTCAAGGATTACAAGCTCCGCATCGGGCACATCGGGGTCCTGAGGCAGAGGATCGCGGACATCGGCGTGCCGGCCGAGAAGACCGCCGAGGTGCTCCAGAAGCTCGACAAGAAGAACTATGATGAGTGCAGGCCGCTCCTGCAGTCCATGGGTGTGAAGGATGAGGACATCTCGGGCCTGTTCGAGCTGACCGAGACCGTCGGCGGGACCGAGGTCCTCTCCAAGGTCCCCGGAGAGGCCGGGGACTACCTCCGCTCCCTGACATCCATCCTGGAGAAGATGGGCGTGAAGGACGTGGAGATCGACCTCGGCGTCGTCCGCGGGCTCGACTACTACACGGGGATGGTCTTCGAGGCCGAGGCCCCCTCGCTGGGCGCCGAGAAGCAGATCTGCGGCGGCGGCTCGTATTCCCTATCGGAGCTTTTCGGCGGGGAGAAGGTGTTCTCCACCGGGTTCGCCATCGGCTTCGACAGGATCCTGCTGGCAATGGAGAGGGAGGGCATCGCCTACGAGCCGGAGGGGATCGATGCTTACGTCATCCCCGTCTCCGACGATGTCCGCGCGGACGCCGCCGGCATCGTCACCGCCATCAGGGAGGCCGGCGCCTCCGCCGACGTGGACATCATGGGCAGGAAGATGGCGAAGGCCCTGAAGTACGCGGACTCGGTGAGAGCCAGATGTGCCGTCATCGTGGGCAGGAAAGAGCTCGACAGGGGCTGTGTCGTCCTCAGGGATATGAAGACCGGAGAGCAGTCCGAGGTCCCCCTGGCCGAACTGGCCGGGAAGTTCGCTCAGGAGTGAGCGGCGGTCCTGACGGAGGGGGAAACGCCCCTCCGATTTTAGGCTCAATTTAATTTAACTTCGAAAAATGTTATCAAACTTACAAAATCATAACCATATTTTGCAACGATTCTAACATTTTTATAACTTAAAATCAATAACGTTTTATGAGACGCTTGATCGAGAAGAGCTTGAAGGAGTGGAAGGACTCCCACAGGCGCAAGCCTCTGATGATATTGGGCGTCCGCCAATGCGGGAAGACCTACTCGATGAAGGAGCTCGGCCGCAGAGAATTCCCAGATTATGCATATTTCAACTTCGAATCGGACGAAGGAGGCAGATTGAAGGGCATCTTCGAGAAAGGGCTCGATACCAGCAGGATAATCGACGATCTTTCATACGTACGCGGGAAGAGGATCACGCCGGACACGCTGATAATCTTCGATGAGATTCAATATTGCATGAGGGCGATCGCCTCGCTCAAATACTTCTGCGAGGAGGCTCCGGAGTACTACATTGTCTGCGCAGGTTCTCTGCTTGGGGTCAAACTTCACGAATCCACGGAGGGAAGGTCAGGCGATTATTCGTTCCCTGTCGGGAAGGTTCGGTTCATGAACATGTACCCTATGAACTTCGCCGAGTTCCTACGCGAGACCAGAGGGGACCTGTACGGAGATCTCGCAGAGAACATATCCGCGGGAGAGACTGTGCCAGACGCTGCGATGTCTGTTCTCGAGGAGGCTGTCCGCGAGTATTGGCTTGTGGGAGGCATGCCGGAGTCGGTCGCGGTCTGGAAGGAAACCAGGGATATCGAGGCGGTGAGGGAGGTGCAGAAAGACATCGACATGTCGTACCTCATGGACTTCTCCAACCATGCCCCGGAGGATTTCCCCAAGCTCAGCGCCATATGGAATTCCATAGCCAGGCAGAACGCCAAGGGGAACGAGCGTTTCTTCTTCAACGAGGCCGTCGAAGGCTCGAGGGCGGGACAGCTCAAGGATGCGCTGCAATGGCTCATCGATGCGGGGCTCGTCTACCGCTGCACAAGGGTATCGAGCCCGGATGTTCCGCTCACCGACAGGGAGGACAGGAACATCTTCAAGCTGTACATGGCCGACGTGGGTCTGATGACCTTCAAGTCCGGAGTGCCGGCGAAGGCGGTCGGGAAAGAGGAGGAAGCCTACGGCCTTTTCAGAGGAGCCCTGGCGGAGAACTTCGTCCTCACGGAGATGATATCATCGTACGGGACCGAGAAACCGTATGATTACTGGAAGAACGACAGGGGCATCTCGGAAGTGGACTTCCTGCTGGATATGGGCGGGGAGACGATCCCCATAGAAGTGAAATCCGGGCGTGTCCCGCGCCTGCGCAGCATGGAGCAGTACATATCCCTCTACAATCCGCGCGTCGCTGTGCTGGCGTCGTTCAGGAACCTCGGCGGCGAAGGGAAGCTCCGCTCCGTCCCCCTTTATCTGATGTGGAGGGTAAAGGATTTCATCAGGAATCCGGAGCGATCCCGGCCCTGATGATCAAATCCAGGTTCATTTTCAGACAGCAATCGGCGCCAGGACAACAGAGGCGGTGCCATCCCCGAGCGCCTCGGCAAGGCCCGACAGATCATCGATCCTGCCTATCTGGGTATAGCTGTGCATCCCGGTATTGGCATGGTCCGCGTAGAAGATCATAAGGCAATTTCCGCGATACAGCGAGATGTCCCCGGCATGGATCGTTCCGGGCCGGATGTCGCTGACAGGGAGGTCCGTTTCCAGGCAGCAGTACTTCCCGCTGCTGTTCAACTCCTCCATGCTCAGTTCCATCGGCTGCTCCCGCAGCATGGACAGGAGAGATCCTGCGGCCTCGTTATCATAGAGGGTCGCCGTGAACTCAGTCCCGTTCACCGTCACCGAGATGCGTTCATCGCCGAGCTCCGCACCACCATCCCCTCCATTATCTCCGCCGGCGTACGATATGAAGACGCCCACCAGGATCACCGCGGCGAACATCAGGGCCGCTGCTGCCGACAGGTCGCGCTTCTCCATGCAGCGCCATGCCCTTTCCATCGGAAATCGATTGCGGAGTTATTGGACGAACAGGTCGTCCTTGGAGAGGAACTCCTCGAGCCCGCAGCATCTTACCCCTTTGTCCGTGAATCCGCTGTACGGACCGGGCTCCAGCAGAACCAGGTATTTGGGGAACGAATCGTCAACGGAATCCAGGGAGGAGAACTCGCGCGCCATGGTTTTCTCGGACTGGATCGTCTGGCAGACCTGGATGTATATCCGGCGGTCATCCTTCACGGCGACGAAATCTATCTCCTTTCCGCCGGGATCCCCTACGTAAACATCGAATCCTCTGCTGAGGAGATCAGTGAAGATTATGTTCTCCATGTGGCCGGGGGTATCGTTAACGCGGTATCCGATGAGGGCGTGCTTGATGCCGATGTCCGTGGCATAATACTTGTACTTGGACCCGATGATGCGGTGCCCTCTCAGATCGTATACGCTGGCACGTATCAGGATGTTGGCGTTCTCGAGGTATTCGAGATAGGTGTATACAGTGGACACCGAAACCGAGCTGCCGGCCGATTTCATGGACTTGTAGATGTTGTTTGCCGAAACATAGCTCCCGATGGTGGAAAGCACGAAACGCAGCACTTCGGTCAGGGCCGATCTTCCCCTCAGGGAATATCTTTCCTCTATATCGTTGGCGATCGAGGTGCTCACGATGTCCCTGATGATGCCCATCGATTCATCGATGCCCTCCGGCATGCGCCAGAGGGACGGCATCCCGCCGACCCTCATGAAACGTTCGAGAACATCGCCGGTTCCGCCGAATTCCCTGCGGAAATCCAGGCATTCCCTGAATGAGAGAGGGTACATGCGGATCGAATTGAACCTCCCTCCCATATGGGTCGAATAATCGGATGAAAGCAGGCTCGAGTTCGATCCGGTCACGTAGATGTCGCATGCTCCGCGGGCTATCAGGTCTCTGAGTGCCAGGTCCCAGCCTTCGATGTTCTGTATTTCATCTACGATGAGGACGTTCCTGCCTTTTCCGTCGATCCTCGAATTCACTTCCCCGAGGAATTTCTTCCAATCCCGCAGGTCGTAGTTTTCAGCCAGTTCGGTGTTTATGTAGATGACGTTGCAGTCTTTCAGCCCGGATGCGTACAGCTTGAGCGCAGATGATTTCCCGCATCTGCGGATGCCCACCAATACTTTGGCAAACCCGTTCCATGCGTGCGCCGCCAGCCTGTCCATGTACAGGGGGCGCTGAATCAGTTTCATTTCCGGTTCCACAGTCATGTATAGTCGAACACATCCTTAAGGCTTTTCGAATTTTTAATACAAGTATAAACAATGCGAAAATATCGCTGGAATTTTTAATACGAAGATAAAAACCTAAGTGGGTTCGATACACGATTTTGAGATTCTCTCCCTCGCAATCCCAATCGGCCGGGAGCCCAAACGGTCTGCTGTGCCGGCTGGATCCATCGCGGCCTCAGCAGAGCCAGGCATGGAAATCCGGAGGTTTTTCCCTCGGAGAAGAGGGATCCGGCCCTTTTTCTTGTTAAAGTCATTCTGATCGGGTCGGTGCCTGAGGCATGTTCGCGGAGGAGGCCGTATCCCAGCCTGTGCGGTTCGGCGGATGGGACACGGGAATCATCTGAGCGGCAGCCCCGAAGGTAATATATGGGCCCTTCCGATAGCCGAGACCAACGCCTGTTGTATGGGCGGGAAGGGAATACCCAAATGAAAGCGTTATACAGCGACGGCACCGTGAGGGAGGCCGAGGACGGCCTCTCCGTGCTGAGGCACACCACCTCGCATATCCTCGCGCAGGCCGTCAAAAGGCTCTGGCCCGAGACCAAACTGGCCATCGGTCCCTCGATCAGCGACGGATTCTATTACGACATGGACCGCGAAGGCGGCTTCACTGCAGACGACCTGACCAAGATCGAGGCCGAGATGAAGAAGATCGTGAAGGAGAACCTCAAGCTCGAGACCTTCACCCTTCCGCGGGCCGAAGCGATCAAGTTCATGGAGGAAAGGCACGAGGACTACAAGGTCCAGCTTATCAAGGACCTCCCCGAGGACGCCGTCATCAGCTTCTACAAGCAGGGCGAGTTCACCGACCTCTGCGCCGGGCCGCACGTGCTCTACACGAAGCAGTGCAAGGCGTTCAAGCTCACCTCCGTCGCAGGCGCGTACTGGCGCGGCGACGAGCACAACAAGATGCTCACCCGCATCTATGGCACCGCCTTCGAGAACAAGGAGGACCTCGACAAGTACCTCGCCATGATGGAGGAGGCCAAGAAGAGGGACCACCGCAAGCTCGGCAAGGAGCTCGGCATCTTCATGATGTCCGACGAGGGGCCCGGGTTCCCGTTCTTCCTGCCTAACGGTGTCACGCTCAAGAACACCCTCATGTCCTACTGGAGGGAGATCCATATCCCCGCCGGCTACAAGGAGATCTCCACCCCGCAGATCCTCAACCGCCACCTGTGGGAGCAGTCCGGCCACTGGGACCACTACAAGGAGAACATGTACACCACCAGGATCGACGACGAGGATTACGCCATCAAGCCGATGAACTGCCCCGGCAGCACCATCGTCTTCGCCAGCGAGTCCCGCTCGTACCGCGACCTCCCGCTCCGCCTGGCGGAGTTCGGTGTGGTGCACAGGCATGAGAAGTCCGGAGAGCTCCATGGGCTGTTCCGCGTCAGGTGCTTCACTCAGGACGATACCCATATCTACGTCACCCCCGAGCAGATCGAGGACGAGATCTCCGCCATCGTGAAGATCATCGACAAGGTGTACAAGCAGTTCGGCTTCAAGTACCACGTCGAGCTGTCCACCCGCCCCGAGAACTCGATGGGCTCCGACGAGGACTGGGAGAACGCGACCAACGGCCTCAGGCATGCCCTGGACGACATGCACCTGCCCTACGTTGTCAACGAGGGCGACGGCGCGTTCTACGGCCCCAAGATCGACTTCCACCTGGAGGACTCCATCGGGAGGACCTGGCAGTGCGGAACCATCCAGCTGGACTTCCAGCTGCCTCAGAGGTTCAATCTGGAGTACGTCGGCGCCGACGGGCAGAAGCACTGCCCCATCATGATCCACCGCGTCGTCTTCGGAAGCGTCGAGAGGTTCATGGGGATCCTCATCGAGCATTACGCCGGGAAGTTCCCCGTCTGGCTGGCGCCTGTGCAGGTCAAGGTCCTCTCGGTCTCCGAGAAGAGCAGAGACTATGCCGCGAAGGTCGCTTCGCAGCTGCAGGCCGCCGGCATCCGCATCGAGAACGACGCCCGCGACGAGAAGATCGGCTACAAGATCCGCGAGGCCCAGCTCCAGAAGGTCCCCTACATGGTGATCATCGGCGAGAAGGAGGCCGAGGAAGGCACCTCCGTCGCCGTCAGGAGCCGCGACAAGGGCGACCTCGGGTCGTTCAGGACCGAGGACTTCATCGCCCTCGTGAAGAAGCAGACCTCTGAGAGGAAGGACTGAAACCTTTTCCCGGTCCCTCCGGGGGCCGGATCATTTTTCCAGGCCGCAATCGCGGTCTGTTTTCAAAGATAACAAAATATGCGCCCGAAAGGCCGGACGCTTCGGCCTAAGATGTTTCTTCGGTCGAGGAAGGACACGGCGGTGCCGTAGGCCAGCACCTGGTTGCGGCGATGCTTCTCTCCCCCGGTCTCGGTGACGGATAAGCTCACCGCCACCACTGCGTCGGCATACATCTGCCGGGCGCAGTCCTCGAGATCGGAAAGTGCCTCGTCGTAGCACTCAGAGAGGGATTTCTTGCGTTCCTCTCCTCCGCCGGTTCCTTTCGCTATGCCGATGATCATGAAGTTCTTCCCGGGAACCTCTTTGGTTGTTGTTACGATCATCAGCACAGTGATGGCTGAACTGCTGGAAATAGTAATCGGATAGTATGTCTGGATTATTTTGACAAGCTCTATCAGAGGGAGAAATGATGTTCTAGAGGACGGCTCAGACGAACCTGACCGCTGTCCCGTAGGCCAGGATCTCGGCCGCTCCCGCCATGATCATGGATGTGGTGATGCGCATGGCGATGACGGCATCGGCGCCTTTGGCCTCGGCATCCTCCTTCATCCTCTCGATCGCTGTCTCGCGTGCCTTGGTGAGCATCTCGTTGTATGCGACTAGCTCCTTCCCGACGATGGACCTCAGTCCCTGAGTGAAGTCGCGCCCAATGTTCCTGGTCTGTATGGTGTTGCCCATGGCCAGGCCGACGATCTCATAGTTCCTGCCGGGAATCTCGTTCGCGGTTGTGAAAATCATATGAATAATCGATTGTGTATCATGATATTATACCTATCGTGTGAGATAATAACCGGGCGGCGCCCCCTGCGGAAGAGGCCATCCGCCCGTCGGTTTCACCGATCCTCGGGGATATCTATCGGATATCTGCCGTACTTCTTGGCCGTATCGAAGAACGCATCGACATTGGCCAGCGGGACATCGAGCGGCCAGTCGCAGCCGGTCCAGTAGATGTACCCTCCGCCCGGGGCGGCATCCCTTATCGCCTTCTTCCCCTCGCGCTCGATCTTCTCCGGCGTGCCCTGAAGCAGGGTGCCTGCGGGATTGATGTTCCCGGCGATGCACTGCCTCTTCCCGATCCTCCTCTTGACCTCGGCCAGGTCGTCCGCGTAGTCCAGGCTGATGTAGCTCGCGCCGATCTCGCAGAGGTTGTCGAGGCGGTCCATGGTGAGGCCGCAGATGTGGTAGTGGTGGGCGTACCTGTCCTTGTACCTCCTGATGGCCTCCGACTGCCTCTTGGCGTAAGGGAGCCCGAACTCCCTGAAGGTCTCCGGCGAGATCATGTCTCCGGAGCATGTGGGGTCGGGCGTGTAGATGTGGTCCGCGCCCGCATCGATCTGCGCCTTGTCGAACTCTATCGCGGCGTCGCAGCAGAAGCTTATCAGCTCCTTCACCTCGTCCGGCTCCTCGAACATGAAGGCCATCATGTCCTCCACGCCGAGGACCACGCCGGCCAGCGTCAGGGGCCCGCGGGTGAAGCCGGTTATGAACACGTCGTCCTTCCGTTCGTCGTGGAGCTTCTTATCGAGCTTGCGGATCGCCTCCAGCTGCTGCGGCATCTTCCCGTCCTTCTCAGGGTCCGGGAAGTGCAGGTCGCGCCATTTCTTGGGGTCATCGATGCAGGGGTCCACGACAGGCACCCCCCAGTAGGTCTCATGCTCCTTGCAGCCCAGCGGTTCCGCCATGATGTGGGCGCTCATCCTCGAGTGAACGAAGTCATGGCCGAAGCGGTCGAGCGCGCGTATCTGCGACTCGACGAACACGTCGGTGTTTCTGACCCACTGCGGGTAGCTCACATCCTTCTCCTTCTTCCCCATGCGGGACAGGTTATCGCCCGCCAGGTTGATCGACCAGTTCATGGTGTCGAACATCGGCACCCTGTCGGGCTCCTTCAGGTCGATCGCACATCTGATCCTCTCTCCGTGCGACATCGCGTCGCGTCTGTCCTCCATCGCTGCGCCTCCTTCACTATATCGTTCCATTCGGAGCGTATCCTCTTCCAGTCCCAGCCTTCCAGCAGCCTGTCCGCGATGGGAGGCGTCTGAGGGGCCTTCTCGGAATATATCCCGAGGTCGTATGAGTTGGCGAACTCCCTGGTGACCGCGCTTCCGCAGCCCATCAGGGGGACGTCGATGCCCTTCTCCTTCATCATGGCCGCCTCTTTGGGAAGGGCGTCCATGGTCGTGGTCATGAGGGCGGTGCCGCTCATGAAGAGCGGCCTGATCTCCGCCGCTTTGGCCACCGCTTCGGTTGCCGGAACGTCCTTGCCGAGGTCGACGACCTTATAGCCTGCGGCCCTCATCATGACCGCGGCGATGTTCTTCCCTATGTCGTGGGGGTCGCCCTCGACCGCATGCATGATGACCGTCCCGCGGGCCTCCCTTCCGCCGGGCATCCTCGCTTCGGCGACCGCTATGCCTTTGGTCATGGTCCTGGAGGCCATGATGACCTCCGGAAGGTAGTAGATCCTCTGGGCATAGAGCTTGGCCACTATCTGCATGCCCGCCACCAGCCCGAGGTTGATGGCGTCTGCCGGAGCCTTGGTCTCCAGCGCTTTCTCCGATGCTCCCTCGATCTCTTTGATCTTGAAGAACACCACTTTCTCTGCCAGTTCCCGGTAGACGGGGTCCTCCGGGAGCATCCTGTCCGCGACCTCCCTCGGGGTCTCGGCCGTCCTCTGCTCGAATTTATCGATGCTGTCTGCCATTTCCCGCACCTTGGTTTCACTACCTCGGCGCGGAACCTTAAAGCGGACCGCGAACAGCCGGAGAACAGGCTCGGAGACAGCCGAAATAGGGTCCGGACGGCTGTCTGGGAGCGGTGCTGCAGTGCCCGAATCACAGCGTTCGCAGGACCGGCTAAATAAGCACACAGCGATAAACAGGGATTGATCCGGCGGCCGGGCCTTCCGCCGGTCATGTTTTCTCAGACGAGCAGTTCTTTGGGCCCGATGAGGATGACCCCTTCCTTCTTGGCCCTTTTCACCAGTTCGCTGTCGAATCCGGAAATCGAGAACAGCGTCATCTTCTTGTTCTTCAGGCCGCGCATGCGCTCGGACCGTTCTATGAGCATGTCGAGAGCGCCGGAGTCGACCTTCCCGTTCCTGAACTTGCAGTCGCAGACGTAGTTGGTCTCTCCGTCGGTCCCGACAAGGGTGATGTTCGCGGTATCCTCCCCGACAATCCACCATCCGCCGGTCTTGGTGCAGCCCATCTTGTGCTTGAGGTATTTGGCGCAGAATGTGCGGAACCTGAGCTCGAGGAACATGCCCGTCTCGGCGGAAATGTTCCTGAAGTCCGGGTTGTCCGCGTATATGAGGTTGGGATTGTTCCTTATGACACCGTGGTAGAAGGCGAGCAGGCTGCTGGTTACCATGTAAACAGGCTTCTTCGGGGCGCTTCCCATGGGGACAATCCTGGAAACGAGATGCTCCGCTTCCATCTTCTTGATGTATATGTCGCAGAGCTGCCTCGAGATGCCCTCGTCCTCTGCGATGTCGATCGGCCTTCCCTCGCCGTGAGCTATGTCGGAGAGTATGGCGGAGCAGTAATCATAGGGGACGGACGACCTCCTGACGAGGTTCTCCGCCTCCATGCACAGCCTGGGGTACGGGCCCAGGAAGCATTTCTCGACAGACGCCTCATAGGTGCCTTTGTTCATCAGCGCGCTGTAGACGGGCACGCCCCCCACAGTCAGATAGGTCATGCACGAGTCGAGAGGCTCCATCTTGGGATGGAGGGAAGCGGCGTCCTCGCGGCCGAGAGGCCAGATGGTGATGACCCTGATGTCTTTCACAGCGAGTTTCGCGGTGCGCTCGGCCGCATGGGCCGGCCATCCGCAGAGGATGAGCATGTCGCCTTTCTCGGCCGCCTTCTCTGCGAATTTGGCCAGCTC
Coding sequences within:
- a CDS encoding ABC transporter permease; protein product: MAAEFKSLSGHVSGSDIWDSLRQAAVVSANEMRKFLRGKKLLLFAAMVAAVVALMTYAIAAFSDNTSASFVSTAFATFAYLVVIIAAALFAAPAVAGEYEDRTALILFTRPIGKMSIFLGKTAAALLVTMVFTAVYYCVSAVLSAAICGGVTGNHWASMGLALAYCAASVGIAMLFSVVLRRSSTAVVMTIIFLTLIAGVLTNVFEIGGIEDPWYLLEYCSDDIVFAIDGTFDMMGTQYVRDVDLMRSAAVMVIWGLAAWALGYLAFRKKEY
- the hisS gene encoding histidine--tRNA ligase → MIQCPRGTRDFLPDELEKRRHYESVLRGVARRFGYREIETPIFEEAELFILRSGPNVMKELYAFKDKGDREIALRPEMTAPVIRAFVNGMGSYPKPIKLFYFGQCFRYERPQAGRYREFFQFGSEIIGAATVETDAESIAMAASMIKALGLKDYKLRIGHIGVLRQRIADIGVPAEKTAEVLQKLDKKNYDECRPLLQSMGVKDEDISGLFELTETVGGTEVLSKVPGEAGDYLRSLTSILEKMGVKDVEIDLGVVRGLDYYTGMVFEAEAPSLGAEKQICGGGSYSLSELFGGEKVFSTGFAIGFDRILLAMEREGIAYEPEGIDAYVIPVSDDVRADAAGIVTAIREAGASADVDIMGRKMAKALKYADSVRARCAVIVGRKELDRGCVVLRDMKTGEQSEVPLAELAGKFAQE
- a CDS encoding ATP-binding protein — encoded protein: MRRLIEKSLKEWKDSHRRKPLMILGVRQCGKTYSMKELGRREFPDYAYFNFESDEGGRLKGIFEKGLDTSRIIDDLSYVRGKRITPDTLIIFDEIQYCMRAIASLKYFCEEAPEYYIVCAGSLLGVKLHESTEGRSGDYSFPVGKVRFMNMYPMNFAEFLRETRGDLYGDLAENISAGETVPDAAMSVLEEAVREYWLVGGMPESVAVWKETRDIEAVREVQKDIDMSYLMDFSNHAPEDFPKLSAIWNSIARQNAKGNERFFFNEAVEGSRAGQLKDALQWLIDAGLVYRCTRVSSPDVPLTDREDRNIFKLYMADVGLMTFKSGVPAKAVGKEEEAYGLFRGALAENFVLTEMISSYGTEKPYDYWKNDRGISEVDFLLDMGGETIPIEVKSGRVPRLRSMEQYISLYNPRVAVLASFRNLGGEGKLRSVPLYLMWRVKDFIRNPERSRP
- a CDS encoding cyclophilin-like fold protein codes for the protein MEKRDLSAAAALMFAAVILVGVFISYAGGDNGGDGGAELGDERISVTVNGTEFTATLYDNEAAGSLLSMLREQPMELSMEELNSSGKYCCLETDLPVSDIRPGTIHAGDISLYRGNCLMIFYADHANTGMHSYTQIGRIDDLSGLAEALGDGTASVVLAPIAV
- a CDS encoding ATP-binding protein; translation: MKLIQRPLYMDRLAAHAWNGFAKVLVGIRRCGKSSALKLYASGLKDCNVIYINTELAENYDLRDWKKFLGEVNSRIDGKGRNVLIVDEIQNIEGWDLALRDLIARGACDIYVTGSNSSLLSSDYSTHMGGRFNSIRMYPLSFRECLDFRREFGGTGDVLERFMRVGGMPSLWRMPEGIDESMGIIRDIVSTSIANDIEERYSLRGRSALTEVLRFVLSTIGSYVSANNIYKSMKSAGSSVSVSTVYTYLEYLENANILIRASVYDLRGHRIIGSKYKYYATDIGIKHALIGYRVNDTPGHMENIIFTDLLSRGFDVYVGDPGGKEIDFVAVKDDRRIYIQVCQTIQSEKTMAREFSSLDSVDDSFPKYLVLLEPGPYSGFTDKGVRCCGLEEFLSKDDLFVQ
- the thrS gene encoding threonine--tRNA ligase, with amino-acid sequence MKALYSDGTVREAEDGLSVLRHTTSHILAQAVKRLWPETKLAIGPSISDGFYYDMDREGGFTADDLTKIEAEMKKIVKENLKLETFTLPRAEAIKFMEERHEDYKVQLIKDLPEDAVISFYKQGEFTDLCAGPHVLYTKQCKAFKLTSVAGAYWRGDEHNKMLTRIYGTAFENKEDLDKYLAMMEEAKKRDHRKLGKELGIFMMSDEGPGFPFFLPNGVTLKNTLMSYWREIHIPAGYKEISTPQILNRHLWEQSGHWDHYKENMYTTRIDDEDYAIKPMNCPGSTIVFASESRSYRDLPLRLAEFGVVHRHEKSGELHGLFRVRCFTQDDTHIYVTPEQIEDEISAIVKIIDKVYKQFGFKYHVELSTRPENSMGSDEDWENATNGLRHALDDMHLPYVVNEGDGAFYGPKIDFHLEDSIGRTWQCGTIQLDFQLPQRFNLEYVGADGQKHCPIMIHRVVFGSVERFMGILIEHYAGKFPVWLAPVQVKVLSVSEKSRDYAAKVASQLQAAGIRIENDARDEKIGYKIREAQLQKVPYMVIIGEKEAEEGTSVAVRSRDKGDLGSFRTEDFIALVKKQTSERKD
- a CDS encoding heavy metal-binding domain-containing protein, translating into MIVTTTKEVPGKNFMIIGIAKGTGGGEERKKSLSECYDEALSDLEDCARQMYADAVVAVSLSVTETGGEKHRRNQVLAYGTAVSFLDRRNILGRSVRPFGRIFCYL
- a CDS encoding heavy metal-binding domain-containing protein — protein: MIFTTANEIPGRNYEIVGLAMGNTIQTRNIGRDFTQGLRSIVGKELVAYNEMLTKARETAIERMKEDAEAKGADAVIAMRITTSMIMAGAAEILAYGTAVRFV
- a CDS encoding uroporphyrinogen decarboxylase family protein; amino-acid sequence: MEDRRDAMSHGERIRCAIDLKEPDRVPMFDTMNWSINLAGDNLSRMGKKEKDVSYPQWVRNTDVFVESQIRALDRFGHDFVHSRMSAHIMAEPLGCKEHETYWGVPVVDPCIDDPKKWRDLHFPDPEKDGKMPQQLEAIRKLDKKLHDERKDDVFITGFTRGPLTLAGVVLGVEDMMAFMFEEPDEVKELISFCCDAAIEFDKAQIDAGADHIYTPDPTCSGDMISPETFREFGLPYAKRQSEAIRRYKDRYAHHYHICGLTMDRLDNLCEIGASYISLDYADDLAEVKRRIGKRQCIAGNINPAGTLLQGTPEKIEREGKKAIRDAAPGGGYIYWTGCDWPLDVPLANVDAFFDTAKKYGRYPIDIPEDR
- a CDS encoding B12-binding domain-containing protein; the protein is MADSIDKFEQRTAETPREVADRMLPEDPVYRELAEKVVFFKIKEIEGASEKALETKAPADAINLGLVAGMQIVAKLYAQRIYYLPEVIMASRTMTKGIAVAEARMPGGREARGTVIMHAVEGDPHDIGKNIAAVMMRAAGYKVVDLGKDVPATEAVAKAAEIRPLFMSGTALMTTTMDALPKEAAMMKEKGIDVPLMGCGSAVTREFANSYDLGIYSEKAPQTPPIADRLLEGWDWKRIRSEWNDIVKEAQRWRTDATRCRTERGSDVRST